The proteins below are encoded in one region of Stieleria sp. JC731:
- a CDS encoding DUF6939 family protein has product MTILIAHKRSKPNNLRKKHSEDIEIMDVTSMADEPWVHFSPFWPHGNIPVPFSDGVVATCVEGIWQALKVFETEDVDDSKLHVTNMKGLKRTIRRFGSVRGHRKGIHGKELLPYREARELIYLPVYKWMLAHCVQDELQQLRGIASQNTVVLLDYTTNGDLDNLRTPLSHAALVKQYLDDDWPV; this is encoded by the coding sequence ATGACCATCTTGATCGCCCACAAGAGATCGAAACCTAACAACCTTCGCAAGAAGCATAGTGAAGATATCGAGATCATGGATGTCACCTCGATGGCTGATGAGCCTTGGGTCCACTTCTCTCCATTCTGGCCTCATGGAAACATCCCGGTTCCGTTTTCAGATGGTGTCGTCGCCACTTGTGTTGAAGGAATCTGGCAAGCACTCAAAGTCTTCGAAACTGAGGATGTCGATGATTCGAAACTTCATGTGACGAACATGAAGGGACTCAAGCGGACGATTCGTCGCTTTGGAAGCGTCCGTGGTCACAGGAAGGGAATCCACGGCAAGGAACTGCTGCCGTATCGTGAAGCCCGTGAATTGATCTACTTGCCCGTTTACAAATGGATGTTGGCGCACTGTGTCCAAGATGAACTTCAGCAACTTCGGGGTATCGCTTCACAGAACACTGTTGTCCTTCTGGACTACACGACCAACGGCGACTTGGACAATCTAAGAACGCCATTGTCACATGCGGCCCTCGTGAAGCAATATTTGGACGATGATTGGCCGGTGTGA
- a CDS encoding endonuclease/exonuclease/phosphatase family protein has product MWKLVGWSLALLVLVGCEATATSVPDVEQPTSVDPITDSKTISILAWNVESDGNDPSVIAEQLNAFNGYDIFCLQEVRAENFDRYTAALGRQFQSINGRTGRSDRLQISFDSERFELLETKELMEHRDFILNNGTHRSPLYVRLQDRVTGIQFIVMTNHLARGNAELRKQQAIGLREWGRDQNVGVINIGDFNMDYDFATERGNSAFLEIFRDNIFSWAKPVEFIDTNWADRDGDGKDNYPDSMLDFAFVPGPAKDRNPVCRVIVRDGDFSDDDSTSDHRPIELKLQ; this is encoded by the coding sequence CTCTCCTCGTACTTGTCGGTTGCGAGGCAACGGCTACGTCGGTCCCTGATGTCGAGCAACCAACCTCGGTCGATCCGATTACCGACAGCAAAACAATTTCCATTCTCGCTTGGAATGTCGAATCAGACGGCAACGACCCCAGCGTGATCGCTGAGCAACTGAACGCATTCAACGGCTACGACATATTCTGCCTTCAAGAAGTGCGTGCAGAGAACTTTGATCGCTACACTGCCGCCCTTGGCCGTCAATTCCAATCGATCAATGGCCGAACTGGACGAAGCGACCGGCTTCAGATCAGTTTTGATTCAGAGCGGTTTGAACTGCTCGAAACAAAGGAGCTGATGGAACACCGAGACTTTATCCTCAACAACGGCACTCATCGATCTCCGTTGTACGTTCGACTGCAAGACAGAGTTACTGGCATCCAGTTCATCGTCATGACGAACCACCTTGCCCGTGGCAATGCAGAGCTCAGGAAGCAGCAAGCGATTGGTCTGAGAGAGTGGGGTCGGGATCAAAACGTCGGCGTGATCAATATCGGCGATTTCAACATGGATTATGATTTTGCAACCGAGCGTGGAAACAGTGCATTCCTAGAGATCTTCAGAGACAACATCTTCTCTTGGGCGAAGCCGGTTGAGTTCATCGATACAAACTGGGCTGACAGAGATGGAGATGGCAAGGACAACTATCCTGACTCCATGTTGGACTTCGCATTCGTGCCTGGTCCTGCGAAGGACCGGAATCCTGTCTGTCGTGTGATTGTTCGTGATGGTGATTTTTCCGATGATGATTCGACCAGTGATCATCGACCGATTGAATTGAAGCTCCAATGA